The genomic DNA ACCAGGCTCAGTCTGGGCTGCTGGAGCCGAGGGATTCCTGTCCCCAGGGATTCCCACACCTCCTGGGTGCTCACTGATGCGTGCCCACGTGGCTTTGCTGGAgttagaatcatttaggttggaaaagacccttaagatagaatcacagaatggtttgggctggaagggaccttaaagcccacccagtggcaccccctgccctgggcagggacaccccccaccagcccaggttgctccaagccccatccagcctggccttgaacccctccagggatggggcagccacagcttctctgggcaacctgggccaggggctcaccgccctcacaggagagaatttcttccacctaacactgccaagtccactgctaaaccatgtccctaaggaGTCCTgctggtgaggaagaggagggtgacaGCAGCTCTCTAGGGGTCCTGCTTGTCCCTCCTGGGACAGGGCTGGGTTTAAACACTGCTTACCTACAACACCATTTTACCGTGTCCTTTATTTCTTGGCAACTTCAGCGCAGTCTTTTCATAGCACAAGAATAACAGAGATAATTGAATTCTTCTCtttgaaaatgaagattttttttctttttctgcagcggAATAACGTTAATGATGTTTGGATTCCTCAGGGTCATTCCTAGGAAGGTGGCTGAACGCGTGGGCCTTGAGCTGCAAAGGAGTGGGAGCAGCGAGTTCCTAAACCCTTCTGTTGAGGTCTGTCCTTGTTCAAAACCAGCAAGAACCTGCCTCTGGAGGGGTGGGCGGccactgctgccccctccctggggtGCCAGGAGCGAGGGGCTGCACAGGAGGAGCCGGGGGCTCCCCTGGGAGACCCGATGGCTCGTAGGTTTTTGCAGCAAAACCTGGGAAAGGGAAGGGCGAGGGAAATCCCAACCTACCTGCTGCTGTGAACAACCCAGCTGTCCCCGGGAGATGGGGGACGGCACCTTTTGGGTGCTGCCAAGCCCAACAGCTCGGCTCCGGTGACCGACCTCCCCTGCCCCGgcctctccctgcagcacccacagccctTCCACAGGGTCGGAGAAGTTCAGCAAAGCATCGCCCCGTCCCTTTTTCCCCCTGGCCCGATGCCACGGAGGGGGAAATAACTTCATTTTGAGAGGTggttcccagctgctgcccccTTTACTGGTCCGGGAACATGAGCTCAGCTCCTggcgagggagcggggctgggcggggggacACGGAACAATCGTGCTCTTCTTTCCCAGCTCCGCGATGCTAATTGCATAGTTTGCAGATGAATAAATGCAAACAGCCACCACTGTTTGCTCTTCTACTTTTGTACTCGAGCGCCGTAAATGAGGTTTAATTACTGCAATTTTATACCAAACAGGCTCAGgcatccccccccttccccgcctccctcAGGCGCAAACCCCCGGGCAGGGACCTGTTGCAGGGTTCCAGCTGGTCCcgggctgcctggggaaggggatgcGTGAGCTTCCCGAAGGGCCCCCGATCTCGGTGGAAAGCCAAACCCCTCGGCTCTAAACAACCCCCCTTGAACCTCTTCTGCCACCCCTCCCCTCGCTCGCAGGCCCTGACCCTTCCCCAGGGTGTCCCAAAGCGTCGCTGCGGGGCTGAGCTCTCCCATTCTCCATGCTGGGCCAGGAGGCACCAGCGCACCCCAAAAATGGGGGTTGGTGGCTGCGATGCCCCGTGACCTGCCTCCGGGACACCTCCCCTGGGAGCATCTCCTGGGATCATGGCTCCATCCTGGTCCTGGCCCCAGGGCGACGGTGgcctggcagcagggacaggctgctGCGAGGGGACGCGGTGCTGAGCTAAACCGGTCCTGACAGCTGCCACGGCCGGGCTGCGTGTGACAGCCCGGGGTGACAGCACCCCAGCCCTGAGCTCCGATTTAAAACCcgggggtgggattttttttgcaaacactAGATATTTATTGCATTTCTCACAAGAATAAACTCTGCTTCTACAGGAAGCTTTGGGTagaaacattctttaaaaaagtcGAGTTCTTGTATTAGATATCTTGGTCCTGAccacccctgggggggggggcactggctCCGCGGTGGGGACGCGAGCGGTGCCCCCCTGTGCGTCCAAGCTAGGGAGGGGACGGGGCTGTGCCGGCGCAGCCGCCCTGGGGCTGGGACCTTGTACCGCGATAAAACATGCCGGCATCTCGCCGGCACAGGGTACCTGATCGGACTCTTGGCTCATTTTTGGGACAGCGCTGGTGGCTGTCCCAAGGAAGGGGGTAAAGCTAAGCGTGGGGGCACGCGAGGGGACGAGCACCCGCGGCCCCCGAGAGCTATTGCTacgggaggaggaggtggttcctgAGTGGGAGGAAGACGGTGCCGGGCCGTGCCGGCGGCTCAGcgctgtggggagctgggggggcgggggggtggcaccCCTCTGCTCAGGAGCCGCTGAGGACACGGCAGAGGCGGCCGTGGATCTGGCCCTGCACCGGCTCGCAGGCCAGCGCCTCGCCGTCCACCGTCATGATGCCCGTGGCCACCCGCGGCTCCAGGCGGAAAGCCCGGACGGGGACGTAGCGCAGGTGGGGACAGTTCAAGTCCAGGTGGGTCCCCCTGGCCATGGCCAGGAAGAGCTTCAGCAGCGCCACGCGGCTGATGCCGGCCTTCAGGTAGAAGAGATGGATGCAGCCGTCGTGCAGCCGGGCCGCCGGTGCCAGCAGCAGGTTGGTGCCCAGGTGGGACTGGTAGATGGCGTAGACGGTGACAAACTCCTCCTCGGGGACCACCGTCCAGTGCGCCGGCACCGGCTGGCCGAGCGGCACCAGCAGGGAGTCGGCGGGCAGAGCCCCGGCCGCCTCCGTCCCCGCCGGCGGCAGGACGTGGCCAACCTGGCCGTTGGTGATGGGCACGGGGGGGTCCctgtgtggcgggggggtgcccTGCCCGGGGACGGCGGGCAGGTAGGAGAGGCGGCCCTGGTAGACCCGCAGCTTGGCCAGGCACTGCAGGGTGCCCAGGGTGAAGCGGGCGTTGCCCAGGCGCCGGTACTTCTCACTGTCGATGTCCACGTCCGAGATGAAGCCCCAGCCGAAGCCGAGGAAGGAGAAGAGGCGCTTGCCCGAGGCCGTGCTCAGCGAGACCAGGTCCATCTGCGTGTGCAGCCCCTTGCACAGGATGAAGGCGCAGTTCGTCAGCAGCTTCTTCTTGGCGACATGATCGTTGCTGCGAGGGACGGAGAGGGTGAGTTTGCACTGGACCCAGCTCGGGGTCTCTCCTCCCGTCCCACCGTCCACGTGCAACCCTCACCCCTGCGTCGTGGTTGGCACCCAGGGTGCCAGCTGGGTGACAGCATCCCTCAGggccagctgctgggagaggttttgctggggctgggagggataaACCAGTTTGTAAGAGGGAATGGAGTTGGGGCTGCTGGGACAGGGCAATCCCCGTCCCCACGCCGTGCAGCAGCATCGGCTGTGCCCCGGGGTGGATCCTTTGGGGTAAAGCTGTGCCAGACTTAAAGCGTGGAGAAGAAAAAGgccatggggggagctggggacacagggctgcaaGCTGAGGCTCGCAGGGactggctggagctgggcagcacCAGCCTGCGGGGAGGTGGGGACGCAGGTGGGCACCCCCGTGCTGGGCATCCCAGCGCCCTTTCCCAGGGCTGGAGCCATtctcagcccttcccttccctcgtCGCCCCCGCCTGGGTGCCAGCGCAGCCCCATGTGCCAGCAGTGggtgcctccccggggccggggctcaCCCTGCGTAGTGGTTGATGGAGGCGGCCAGGGCGTTCCCGGAGCCCCCCGGCAGGATGCACAGTGGCTTCTTCATGGTGTCCTCCCAGTCCGGCCGCTCCATGAGTCCATTCACCACCTGTAGGGATGGAGGACGCTGGTGGCACCCAGGGCCATGCAAAGACCCCAGAGTCCCCCACACGGTTCGGGGGGAGCAGAGCCCGCGGTGCCCCCGTCCAGGGCAGCACCAAGCTGGGGGTCACGTCTCCCTTGCCGTTCCCTGCCTGCCTTCGTGTCTCAGCGCTTGGCTCCTGCCCCAggcatccctctcctcctggccCTGTGCCTATCCCGGGGGGGGTGCCCCGCGGTGCCCCTCTCACCTCGTACAGCAGCCCATCCCCGGCCATGACCACCAGTGTGTCCCACTGCGACAGGTCCTCGTCCCGTACCTTCTCGTGAGCATGGTGGGGTCTCTCTGCAGGGCAAAGCAGAAAGTCGAGCATcgccccccgtccctctgccctgcctgctgccacccccccccataCAGTGACCCCAGCCCCCTGTCCCTGTGAGGGTCCcagctgggggtgcagggggtgagGCAGTCGCCCCTATGGAGTGCAACCATGTCCCTTGCACCCTTTGCCACTCCACCTGTGACAGCCCACCCACTGTGTTGGCCAATCCAACCCCGCAGGAGCCAGAGCCGTGGTGATGCCGGGGGGTACGAGACCCTCGAAGGAGCCCATCCCGGGGCGACAGCACCCAGGTAGGATcctgggaagaggggaggaagaggaggaggaggaggtgagggagcCGCTCGTGGACTCACCGGTGATGAAGACGGTGGTGGCGATGTCGGCCTCGGCCAGCATGGGCTGCACCACCGCCTGGAAGTCCTCCAGCGCCCGGCCGGCACCGCTCTGCGGGTTCAGCAGCACCAGCGCGCGGCAGGGCCGGGGCAGCACCCCATAGCTGTCACCTGGacaggggggagaggggggatcAGGGTCAGGGGGAGGGAAGCTGCCCCCAATCCCCACAATCTCCCCAGGCTGCATCCCTACACACCCCACGGGAGGTGACCAGGGATGGAGGGTCCCTGCCGGGAaagcaggggaggtggcagagatggggacacagggggtcCTGCAGTAAAtaaattctctcctgtgagggcggtgagcccctggcccaggttgcccagagaagctgtggctgccccatccctggaggggttcaaggccaggttggccggggcttggagcaacctgggctggtgggaggtgtccctgcccagggcagggggtggcactgggtgatctttagggtctcttccaacccgaaccattctgtgattctatgactcatcTTGAGCTCTCCTGCACTCAGCAGAGGTGTTTTATACCCAGCCCAGCGTCCCGCAGCAGCGACGGGGCTCTGCGTCACCGAGCACCCCCGTGCATCCCAGCAGGGTGCTGCCGGCTGCGCTTTCGGACGTGCcgaggaaagaaaggcagaagcaaaggGGAGATTTGCAACCCAACCTCCCCAGGGCCCGGCCACCCTCGGCGgtgagttttccctgctgaaccCCACAGCTCACCACATGGCTCAGCCCCACATCGCACAGCGAGCCAAGGACGGAGGGACTCAAGATCCCGACTCCTCACATCCACCCCAGATGGAGCAGGGCCAGGACAGACACCTGCGCCAGCAGACGGACGCTTctgcttcccctgctccccacgggGCTCAGGTTTCACGTGTGAGGGCTGTAATTACAAGCCTGGCAGGGGTCTGCGTCCCCCTGCCCGAGCCCCCAGCGCCGTGGTCCCCGTGCAGGGGGATGGGGTGAGAcggggctgcagctgccctgcgAGGGAGGCACAGGGAGGAGGAGTGACACAATGGCACCCcgggggggctggtggcagcctGCCTGAGGGCAGGGAACCCCCGGGTGCTGcttgggcacccccagccccgaaATGAGCAGGCCACTGTGCCTCGAGCTCCCGCAGCGCCTCTGGAACACCCTGGCCCTGCAGGGTGAAGACAGtttttgggggcagggggtgtcccCACCAGCTCTGGGCCCTTGAGCCGTGATCtggcccccgggggggggtcGGGTGCCCCTCTGGGTGCGTGGGCTCTGCCGGACAGTGCGGGGGCTGCGTTTGCTGGCTCAGCAGAAGGAGCTGCTCCGTCAGGAGCTGAGTCACCAAAGCATCCCGCGATTCCCAGCACTGCCCCGGGGTTGGGAATCCCCCTTCTAACCCGGGACGGGGGAGGGCTAGGACATCTGCCTGCCCCCCGCCTTGTCTGCACACTTTGATTCCAGCTGTTTGAACACACAGACAGCGTTTTTACAGCTAAagcccctcctgctgccaccccggggatgcaggcggggaggggggagcctgGGGCGATGGGGGTGCCTAAGGGTGCCATCTCCCTGGGGTGACACCCAGCATCACACCGCTCAGGGCCTCGCCAGGGCTTCCCCGGCGGCTGGCAGAGTCCACAAGCTGCCCCGTGGGGAGACGTGCCTGGAGCATCCCATCTCCGTGCCCGTCCCAGCCCCGGGAGAACACCGAGCCCTGCTGATTTTGACACCATCAGGTTGATTTTCTGCCCCTGGGAACGACCCGCTGAGGCTGTCACCCTCCAGGACACCTCCTTGTCCCCAAGCCGCCTGCTTGGGACCTGCCACCGAGTCCCCAGCAAAGGTCCACCCGTGAGCCAGGGCTGAGCCTGGGGATGGGCGCTGGCTGTCCCtggctgcccccccctccccggccccttATCAGTGGGTGCCAGATGCGAGGGGACCAGCTGCCCTCGGGGACAGTGGTGGAACGCGGCGAGCGGAGGCCACCCCAGCTCTGGTCAAGGACAAGGGGCAGCGACCCCGGGGCTGTGCTggtccccctccctcccctccagagCCTTCCCTGGTGACTAAAATCCCCCGCGGACAAACACAGCCAAGCCTGCGGGCAGGGGGTTCGTGCTCAAGCCCCAGCGGCCGGAGGCAGGTGATGGggggcttttctctctctcccacctcgtgctctctcccacctctgcaCGAGGTACTTCAAGCAcctaaatacagtttttaaacacacaaacttTCTTATCAGCCGCATCGTTTCTGACACGCACACGGAGCCGCAGCCGGGTCTTGCCTGGACCCGTGGCTGCCCCATGGCCTGCGCTGGGCAGCGGGGTACGGCCGGGACCCCCAGGACCCGGTCCTCGGCTGGAGGGGGAAAGGCAAACCCTCCTCAGCGCACCGAGGGATGCCGTGACTCTGCCACCAGGGACAGATTGCTGGTACCAGGGCGTGAATAGGGAAGGGGATGCGATCCCAGTGTGGGACCAGTGCCACCAGCAGCGCGGggctcagcccagctcctgcagcgGGAGCGAGGGGCGCTGGTTCGGagctggagcccagcagcagTGGCCCATGCTCAGGCCAGGGACGGGGGGGCTAGATTTCAGCAGCATCCCTTCTCCCTTGCGCAACACCGGCCGGCCCCTGGCATCTCGGCGAGGCTCGGCCACTTCCCGGCACCGTGCGGCTGCTTTCAACCTCCAGCGGCGAGCGGAGCAGACACTGAGtcagcaggaggaaggggctccagctgctgccactgcacAAACTCTGCTCTCCGCCCACGTCCCCCCACGGGACATGTGTCCCAGCCGCGCTCACGTGGGGACCGCGCTGCCACGGCTCCAtcagcagccccagctgctctgtCGTGTCCCTgcatcctcctggaaactctctGGGCAGAAGGAACAAGCGTGCCAGGCtggtggggggacagggctgtcctGCCTGGTGACCCAGCTGGCGTGAGGCTGGGATGGACTGGGACATGCCCGCTGCGTCCCCTCTCCACAGAGTGTCACCTCCTCCGCGTGGTGAGGGGCCGAGCACGACGAGGTCCCCCAAAATGGGGACTTGCGGCAAGGCCACGTCCTGCTCGCTGATGACACACCGCTCCGCcgtggctgctgccagcagctcgACGGCAGCTTCCGACCACAACCAGGGGCTGGATTTCCCCATCAGGACACAAGCCCGGGGGCGGTTTGCTCCGTCCCAGCCAGCTGCAGGGTGGGACACGTCCCTGCGTGCTgcgggcagccccagctctggggtCAGCCACTGCGGAGGGATTCGGTTTTCCCCCTGGGGGTGATATAAGGAGGGTGAAGCTTCCCCTCCGCTGTAGCTCTCCATAGGGCTTTTATCCCAGAGGATGCTGGAACGGAGACGCCACCAGGATGGGATCACTGGTGGCTCCCCGGTCCCCTCCCCACAGGGATGGGGTGACAGGATTGCTCTGCACGGACTCACATGCAGCTGCCCGGTACGGCCTTATCTGTCCCGTGCAGGCGGCGATGGCGGCACGTGAGGCCACGGGCGAGCGCAGGGTGTGGTGAGAGGCATTTTTAGCTCCGGCTCAAACTTGGCGGGGGAGAAGTTTGCAAATCCTGCTGGCTCTCAGCTCAAGAAATAACTGCAAAAATATCCCACACCAccttctcccctgccctccttcctcGGCCTTCCCCCGAGGCCCCCGCCATGCAAtggagctgctcctgccccagcgcCCTCGCTCCGCCCGCTGAAAGGGCGAAGGTTTTAAATCGCTCGGAGACTTGCAGCTGCGGAGTTCAGGCTGGAAACGGAGCCAGGCAACTGGTTTCGCCCTCACCCCTTTCcactgggtttgtttttattctttaggAAGAGTAGCAGAAAGTTGTTTTGTAGCTGCAGGTCATgtaaaaaagctgcattttaaaatccGGAGGGGGAGAGCTGGGCTAAATGCGATTTGACAGGATCCCTCTAACCGCATGCCTCTTAATTTCCAAGTCTGATCAGTGCGACTGGACAGCTAAATAAATGAAGTAGTGCATATAATTGAATCTCTGCTCAGATGTTCAAATATatgccagcctgccctgccctgacTGCGCGAGCTGGGGGACCTGGCCCCCGAGCCAGCCGCTCCCCTTCCAGCTGGTGGCAGCTCCCGGAGGGAGCGGGAAGTGACACCCCGACCCCTCCTGGCTGCCACCCTGGGACCCCTCTGGGCCCGGGGGTGTCCCGCAGGGATGCGCCTTCTCCCAAGTGATGGATGGGACCTGCCGGGGACAGTGCCTGGCTCCCATCCTGCCTGCGTCAGCAACGatgactttattatttttttttcttggttcatGCTGCCCTTTGGAGCTTTGCTATTGAACCGAAGTGATGCGAGGGGAGGGGGGACCCGTGCAAAGGGCCCCCGTGGTGTGACCACGTCCCTGCTGCCCCTTACGATTTAAGGGAGAAAGGGGGGAGACAagccacccccggccccggggctgtgcacagggatgtccccgtcccccgcaggctcggggcgggggggcgcggatCCAGGTGACCCTGCGGGGTTGCAGATCGCCCCCTGTccgtcccgtgtccccccccccgaccccgacCTGTTCCTTCGGAGCCCGACCAGGGCGCAGCGCTCCCGGCAGGGCGCCAGCCGCGTCCCCACGGGGGGACAGCCGGGCCGCCTGGGGACAGGCGACGGAGAGCTGGCGGTCCCCACGCCCTCGGGGGGTTGCTGGCTCCGGTCCCGGCAAACGCCAACACaccccgcaccccccgctccTGCCCGGTCCCGGGGCTCGCCCCGTCGGGCCCCGCAGCGGGGACGCGGAGGGGCTGTCCCCCGAGCGTGGGGCGACCACTCACCGTCCTGCGCGGGCACGGCGGGCACCGAGAGCTCCCGGATCCTGCGGCTCCAGGCCTGGGCGATGCGCAGGTTGCCCTCGGCGTCGGGTCCCAGGCAGACGCGGAAGGTGCGCTCCAGGCGCTGGCGGGCGGGCGAGCCCCAGCGCGGCCCGCGGAAGGGGTAGCAGACCAGGGAGaagcaggcggcggcggcggcggcggggaaggcggCGGAGCCCACGCAGTCGGCCAGGCGGAGCGAGGCGTCGGGACCGGCCGAGCCCCCGGAGGAACCGCCGGGACGCCGCACCTGCAACTCCCGGGGGGTGAGAGCCAAGGAGCAGGCGGCGGCACCGGCGGTGGGTCCCGCACCGAAGATGCCTTGAAGTAACACCGGGCCCCCACCGGGCTccgggggagcgcggcggccggCGGCCATCGGGCGGCGGAACGGGAGCGGGACGCACCGGGGAGCGCCGCCCGCCGC from Rissa tridactyla isolate bRisTri1 chromosome 15, bRisTri1.patW.cur.20221130, whole genome shotgun sequence includes the following:
- the SPHK1 gene encoding sphingosine kinase 1, yielding MAAGRRAPPEPGGGPVLLQGIFGAGPTAGAAACSLALTPRELQVRRPGGSSGGSAGPDASLRLADCVGSAAFPAAAAAACFSLVCYPFRGPRWGSPARQRLERTFRVCLGPDAEGNLRIAQAWSRRIRELSVPAVPAQDGDSYGVLPRPCRALVLLNPQSGAGRALEDFQAVVQPMLAEADIATTVFITERPHHAHEKVRDEDLSQWDTLVVMAGDGLLYEVVNGLMERPDWEDTMKKPLCILPGGSGNALAASINHYAGNDHVAKKKLLTNCAFILCKGLHTQMDLVSLSTASGKRLFSFLGFGWGFISDVDIDSEKYRRLGNARFTLGTLQCLAKLRVYQGRLSYLPAVPGQGTPPPHRDPPVPITNGQVGHVLPPAGTEAAGALPADSLLVPLGQPVPAHWTVVPEEEFVTVYAIYQSHLGTNLLLAPAARLHDGCIHLFYLKAGISRVALLKLFLAMARGTHLDLNCPHLRYVPVRAFRLEPRVATGIMTVDGEALACEPVQGQIHGRLCRVLSGS